In Deltaproteobacteria bacterium, the genomic window TGGCGCGCTGCTGCAAATCCATCGAGAGCTGGAAGAATCGGCGAGTGTTGCCGGCGACAACTGGTTCGGCATATTTAGGCGGATTCTTGTGCCATTGCTCTCGCCCGCCTTTCTCGCTGTAGGGGTAATCATTTTTCTCACCGCGATGAAGGAGATCAGCGTCATCATCATTTTGTATTCAACCGATACCAGGGTATTGTCCTTACTCATGTTTGAGCATTACATCGGGCATTCGCCTGAGAAGGCCATGGTGGTCGGCACGATCATTACAGCGCTCGTCACCGTAACGGCGCTGGCGGCGAGACGTCTTGGTTTGAGGATTGGCGCGCGAGAATAGCTCAACGGTGAATCAATGTAGCTTTACTTGTCGAGCTATTCTGCAGTGCGCTCCATGGCGGACTGGAAAGCATGTGAAAAGTACAGTAAGCAGTAGGCATTACCGCGGCGAGGAACCGAGATGGCAATTTTGTCTCTGTCGATAGCGTTGTCCCATTACGACCGGCATATACCGTTATTCGACGGCTCGGTGACGGCTGAGGGTGTCAATGGCGGAGAGAAAATGTGCCAGATAGCGGCGCAATAGTGTACCAGTCGGGTACATTAGAGGCGGTAGGATTGAATTGAATTCATTCAGTTCAATCCTACCGCCAAATCTTGCGATTTTCAGAGGTAAAATTAGGATTTAGGGCCATCGTTTAGCGCGTTTTTTTGAAACACGACATTTGGGTCAGATTTTTGCTTGCTTATGGTTTTCTCAAACGATTCGATCCTGGGGCTTTTCTTACTGTCCGCCTTTTGTCCGTGTACGTGAAACAACAAGCCCCAAGAGCTACCACCTACGGCAGCGCTCGGGGCTTGTTTTTGTTGGGCTGTGTAGGCTCGTCTAGGTTCTAGTCACGATTGATCTTCGAATGGCGTTCAAAAAAAAGAATGCCAGCCTTCTAAAATTCTGAAAAAAATCTGGAGAAATTTTGTTTGTGAGGTTCTGGCCATGACTATGGACCACTGAAAACCAATATTTAAATGCCACCCCCTTCAACCGCGACGCATCCGATCCGCGCGACAATGGCCGCCGAAAGATTCCACACGATCGCCGCGGGCCGGCTCTTTATCTTCGCAACGGAACGTTGATTCGTGGAACCGGAACCGTTCCGGTTTTTGTGGGAATTGACGGGTAAAACGCGGGACTTTCGTGATTGACAAGCATAGCTTGTCAGCCTAAGATATTTCTCAATGATCGCGTCGTTTAAGCACCGGGGTCTTAGGATGCTTTTTGAAGACGATGACCCGCGCCGGCTATCGGCGGCCCAGGTGGACAAGATCAAACGCATCCTCGCCCGGTTGGATGAATCGACAGAAATAAAGCATATGGCCTTACCCGCCTTCGGGCTCCATCCGCTCAAGGGCGATCTCAAAGGCTTCTGGGCGGTCTCGGTGTCGGGCAACTGGCGCATCATCTTTCGCTTTAACAATAGCAACGCGTACGATGTCGATCTCGTCGATTATCACTAGGAGAAAAAACCATGGCCATGAAAAACCCGCCCCATCCCGGACTGTCGGTGCGCTACGATTGCCTTGAAGCGCTCAACATCTCGGTAACCCAAGGCGCGAAAATCCTCGGCGTCACGCGCCAGGCGCTCAACAACCTGGTGAACTGCAAAGCGGCGATCTCCCCTGTAATGGCGATCCGGCTCGACAAAGCCTTCGGCGGCGGCGCCGAAACCTGGCTTCGACTCCAGGCCACCTACGACCTCGCCCAGGCGGCAAAGTACGCCGA contains:
- a CDS encoding ABC transporter permease subunit, which encodes GALLQIHRELEESASVAGDNWFGIFRRILVPLLSPAFLAVGVIIFLTAMKEISVIIILYSTDTRVLSLLMFEHYIGHSPEKAMVVGTIITALVTVTALAARRLGLRIGARE
- a CDS encoding peptidase produces the protein MIASFKHRGLRMLFEDDDPRRLSAAQVDKIKRILARLDESTEIKHMALPAFGLHPLKGDLKGFWAVSVSGNWRIIFRFNNSNAYDVDLVDYH
- the higA gene encoding addiction module antidote protein, HigA family, which produces MAMKNPPHPGLSVRYDCLEALNISVTQGAKILGVTRQALNNLVNCKAAISPVMAIRLDKAFGGGAETWLRLQATYDLAQAAKYADKIKVRRVA